A genomic stretch from Natronomonas gomsonensis includes:
- a CDS encoding DUF3267 domain-containing protein, with the protein MVFAFLTVAVFHELLHGLVFQRYGYDVNYGVYWRFGAVYAAVFHQFHSREHNLRVGIAPLAIITVIFLPLLAVPHPVVAAVAFFVLVLNTAGSVGDIYALWRFYRMPQGTVFYDINMDNMYVFEPK; encoded by the coding sequence ATGGTGTTCGCGTTTCTGACCGTCGCTGTCTTCCACGAACTACTCCACGGATTGGTCTTCCAGCGATACGGCTACGACGTGAACTACGGCGTCTACTGGCGGTTTGGGGCGGTATATGCAGCGGTTTTTCACCAGTTTCACTCCCGCGAGCATAACCTTCGGGTCGGCATCGCACCGTTAGCGATTATTACCGTTATTTTTCTACCCTTGCTTGCGGTGCCTCACCCAGTCGTTGCCGCGGTGGCGTTTTTTGTTCTCGTGTTGAATACCGCCGGCTCGGTTGGGGACATTTACGCTCTCTGGCGGTTCTATCGGATGCCGCAGGGCACGGTCTTTTACGATATCAACATGGACAATATGTACGTGTTTGAACCGAAATGA